The genome window CTCGGCAAGGGTCAGCAGTGCCGCCGCGGAAAGCAAGCGAATGGACGCCTGCAGCATGGGCTGACGGAACAACGCTTCGACGGCATCCCGCAGCAGATAACCTGCCAAAAGTGCGGGGATGGTGGCAAGGATGATGTAAAAACCAAGCCAAGTGTCAGGTGCGAGGTTCCAGGTGTCACGCGGTCTGGTCAATAGGATGGGCAGGGCTTGAAATGTAGATCTAAGGATTGAGAGCAGGTCATTCCAATAGAAGGCAAAAAGCGAAACCAGTGTGCCGAGTTGGACAATGACGAGGAAGGAGAACATCGCCCCATCTGCAGGTACTCCAAGCAGGTTCTGCGTGATGAGCAAATGCGCGGTGGATGAGACGGGGATGAATTCGGTCAGTCCTTGAATGATGCCGAGCAGGAAGGCGTGGAGGAGGGTCATAGTTGAATGGTTAATGGAGGATGGTTAATGGTTTTGGGCGTCTTCGTCTGGATCATCAAGAATATAAAGTTCAGGCTCTTCTCGAACAGTATAACCTGCCGGAAATTCTTTTTCTCCCTGTTTGGAGCGTTTGAGGTAGGCGATATAGTTATTGAGTTGTTTTCCAATTGACTCGGCGTAGATTGTCATTCTTTCATACATCTCCCTTGACACATAGCCCAGTTCATAAGCAAGCGAGATATGGCTCTGAATTTCGGTCAGGGACCCGCGGGCAATGTAACAAAAACGGACATTATCAAGATAATGGAAACGCCCATGCCCTTCGGCAATATTGGCGGGGATGCTTTGTGCAGCGCGTTTCAGTTGTTGAGTTAAATTCCATTTCTCGTCGGCTGGTAAATGTGGCACAACTTCCTTGTACACCGCCAGGGCAAAGTCTTTCGCCCTCGTCCACACTTCCAATTTATCCAGATTCATAACGGTCATTTCCGTTCTCCATTAACCATTATCCATGTTCCATCATCCATTAACCAATCGTTTTGCATTATTCGACCATTGCTTCAACAACTCAGGCACTTTCTCTTCAAAAGTTCCTTCAGTGATATACATCCTTATCTTCTCCATTAATCGTATCAATGCCCGCAAATTGTGGATGGACAACAAGGTACCCGCGAGCAATTCCTTTGCCACGATCAAATGGCGGATATATGCCCGCGTAAATGTTTTACAGGCGTAACAATCGCAGGTCTCATCAATCGGACGCTCGTCGCGGGCAAAGGAAGCATTCATCAGGTTGAGGCGTCCTTCGGGGGCAAACGCGGAGTGATGACGCGCCAGACGTGTCGGCAATACACAATCGAAAATATCAATACCGCGCAGGACGCCGTTGATCAAATCCTCGGGGGTGCCG of Anaerolineales bacterium contains these proteins:
- a CDS encoding four helix bundle protein, producing MTVMNLDKLEVWTRAKDFALAVYKEVVPHLPADEKWNLTQQLKRAAQSIPANIAEGHGRFHYLDNVRFCYIARGSLTEIQSHISLAYELGYVSREMYERMTIYAESIGKQLNNYIAYLKRSKQGEKEFPAGYTVREEPELYILDDPDEDAQNH
- the uppP gene encoding undecaprenyl-diphosphatase UppP, whose amino-acid sequence is MTLLHAFLLGIIQGLTEFIPVSSTAHLLITQNLLGVPADGAMFSFLVIVQLGTLVSLFAFYWNDLLSILRSTFQALPILLTRPRDTWNLAPDTWLGFYIILATIPALLAGYLLRDAVEALFRQPMLQASIRLLSAAALLTLAEWLTKKNRNLDSMTWLDALVVGLFQIIAVFPGASRSGSTIAGGMFRGFDRPAAARFAFLMSVPVMLAAGAYEMLDVLQMPNFGEFLPLLAAGFVSAALVGWFAIRWLINYLSRRSLYGFALYCALFGTIVFFLK